One Phaeodactylum tricornutum CCAP 1055/1 PHATR_bd_32x35 genomic scaffold, whole genome shotgun sequence genomic window carries:
- a CDS encoding predicted protein, with the protein MADTTFLFTSESVNEGHPDKFCDQVSDAVLDACIAGDEMSRVACETCCKTGMVMIFGEITTAATVNYEQVIRDAIKDIGYDDPAKGFDYKTCNVIVAIEEQSPDIAQSVDAVKVEDIGAGDQGIMFGYATDETESLMPLTHMLATQIGSKLTEVRKNGTCEWVRPDGKTQVTCEYKLVNGVPVPQRVHTIVISTQHAEDVTNEQIAADLMEHVIKPVVPEKYLDEKTIYHLNPSGRFVIGGPHGDAGLTGRKIIIDTYGGWGAHGGGAFSGKDTTKVDRSAAYAARWVAKSLVAAKLCKRALVQLSYAIGVPYPLSVFVDSYGTVKEGMTDADLTEVINKNFDLRPGCIIRDLNLRRAVMRKTAAYGHFGREDPDFTWEQVKELKL; encoded by the exons ATGGCTGACACAACCTTTCTCTTTACTTCGGAATCCGTCAACGAGGGACATCCCG ACAAGTTCTGCGATCAAGTGTCCGACGCGGTGCTCGATGCTTGCATTGCCGGTGACGAAATGTCGCGTGTGGCGTGCGAGACGTGCTGCAAGACGGGCATGGTCATGATCTTTGGAGAAATCACCACCGCGGCTACCGTCAACTACGAACAGGTCATTCGCGACGCCATCAAGGACATTGGCTACGACGACCCCGCCAAGGGATTCGACTACAAGACCTGCAACGTCATTGTCGCCATTGAAGAACAGTCGCCCGACATTGCGCAGTCCGTAGACGCCGTCAAGGTCGAAGACATTGGAGCCGGTGATCAAGGAATCATGTTTGGCTACGCCACCGACGAGACCGAGTCCCTCATGCCCCTCACGCACATGCTCGCTACGCAAATCGGCAGCAAGCTCACCGAAGTGCGCAAAAACGGAACCTGCGAATGGGTCCGTCCCGACGGCAAGACGCAGGTCACCTGCGAGTACAAACTCGTCAACGGAGTGCCCGTCCCGCAGCGAGTGCACACCATTGTCATCTCCACACAACACGCCGAAGACGTCACCAACGAACAGATCGCGGCCGACCTCATGGAACACGTCATCAAGCCCGTCGTCCCGGAAAAGTACCTCGACGAAAAGACCATTTACCATTTGAATCCGTCCGGCCGATTCGTCATTGGTGGACCCCACGGAGACGCGGGATTGACCGGGCGCAAGATCATCATTGACACCTACGGTGGATGGGGTGCGCACGGAGGTGGCGCCTTTTCCGGGAAGGATACCACCAAGGTCGATCGATCCGCCGCCTACGCCGCCCGTTGGGTCGCCAAGAGTCTCGTCGCCGCCAAGCTCTGCAAGCGGGCCCTCGTCCAGTTGAGTTACGCCATCGGCGTCCCCTACCCCCTctccgtctttgtcgattccTACGGAACCGTCAAGGAAGGCATGACCGATGCCGATCTCACCGAAGTCATCAACAAAAACTTTGATCTCCGACCGGGATGCATCATTCGCGACTTAAACTTGCGTCGCGCCGTCATGCGCAAGACCGCCGCCTACGGACACTTTGGACGGGAAGATCCCGACTTTACCTGGGAACAGGTCAAGGAACTCAAGCTCTAA